The Methanocorpusculum vombati genome segment GCCGGAGCGGCTTTCCTTGTTATCGAAGCAACAACACCGGGATTTTTCATGGCCGTTCCCGGAACTGCCATGATCGTTCTCGGACTCATGGTTCTTGCCGGTGTTGACATTTTTGCCTCTCCCGTCGGCGTTGGTATCGCTGTCCTCGCCGCAATCGCTGCGGCTGTGGTGAGCGTTCTCATCTACCGGAGAATATCTCCCGACCAGACGCCGGTGACCACCGGTCAGGACACCATTGTCGGAAAAACCGGTGTCGTGACGGTTGCGGTAGTCCCCGATACCATCTCCGGCAAGGTTGACATCTCCGGTGTTATCTGGAGCGCAAAAAGCACGGGCACAGTACTTGTGCCCGGAACAAAAATACAGGTGACCGCCACATCCGGCGTTCACCTGACCGTTGAGGAGGTCCGCTAAATGGACGCATTCACTCTCATATCCATCGTACTGATAATTATCATTCTCTACATCTTTGCAAAAGGCGTGGTGATCATCCAGCCGTATCAGAAAGGTCTCGCCATACGCCTTGGAACCTACGTCGGCCAGATGAACCCCGGTTTCAAATGGGTCGTACCGTTCATCACAACCGTTATTAAACTTGATCTCAGAACCCAGGTCATCGATGTTCCTTCGCAGGAGGTCATCACCAAAGACAACTCGCCGACCGATGTGGACGCCATCATCTACGTCCGGGTCATGGACCCCGAACGCGCCTACTTCGAAGTTTCCAACTACCGTCAGGCAACCGTGGCCCTCGCACAGACCAGTCTTCGCGGTATTATCGGCGACATGGAACTGGATGAAGTTCTCTACAACCGCGACATGATCAACCGCCGTCTGCGTGACATTCTCGACAAGGAAACCGATCAGTGGGGTGTCAAAATTGAACGTGTCGAGATCAAAGAGGTCAATCCGATAGGCGCCGTCAAGCAGGCCATGACCGAACAGACCGCAGCCGAACGTGAACGGCGTGCGGCAATTCTTCGTGCGGACGGAGAAAAACGTGCCGCGATTCTCAAGGCCGAAGGTCTGCGTCAGAGTATGATCCTTGAGTCTGAAGGTGAGCGTCAGAGTAAGATTCTCCGTGCCGAAGGAGAACGTCAGAGCAAAATCCTTCAGGCACAGGGAGAAGCCCAGGGCCTGCGGATTGTGGCGCTCGGATCCCGTCCGCTGGATAAACGGGCAATCACCGTCCTGTCGCTGAACGCCCTGCAGAAGATGGCCGACGGCCAGGCAACCAAGATCATCTTTCCGTTTGAGGTCTCCAGTCTCATCAAACAGGGTGCGAAATTCCTCGGTGCCGAGGATCTGGTTGACACCGACGATACCCCGCAGATCGATCTCGATGAAAGCATCTTAGGTGATCTTCCCGACCCCACAGAGATTGCCAAAGCCGTTGAGTCCGTCAAACCGCCGGAGACATCCGATGCCGATCCCTCTGCGGCTGATGATGTTCCGCTCGGCGGATCAACCTGATCATCTCCCCACTTTTTTCTTTCTTGTCCAATACGAAACTGCATTATAGTTTTCCCGCCTACCTGATCACCAATAACCGGAGGGCAAATCATAGCACGCATACGAATACCCCGTTCCCGTACCGTCCGGGACAAAATTCCTGTTTCCCTTCCAGTTCCCGAGAACACTGGTGAAACAGAGGAGGATATACCGTTTTTCAACTACGGGACGTTCTCCTTTGATTATGCGGTCAATTTTTCCCGTCTCAGCATCTCCATTGAACAGAAGCTGGACATGTACCACTATCACCGGGAACTCGGCAAATGGAAACGGGATGCCAACGTCAGTGTCAGGGAAGGACGTATGCTCCTGCATCCCGTCGAACCCCTGTATCTTCCCGAAGCTGTCACCGATTATCTTGAGATCCGGTTTGACGAGGTCATGATCGAACCGCGTGGCACGAGCATCCTCTTCCTTACCTTCCCAATCGAGATCGGCGTCTTTATCCAGGCCTCCGGGGTCACCAGTATTCTTGACGTTGTCTCGTTCAAAACCCCGAAGTACTCCCTGTACGGCAGTGCGAACCGCGGGGTTATTACCCGGTGGCACAAATCCGGTGTCTCCTCGTACCCTCCGCGTGTCAGAAACTATCTGGAAGGCGTGCTCCGTCTGCAGATCGAAAACACCACCGATGACTGGGTAAACGTATCGCGTACGGTTATTCACGAAAAAGGAATGCAGGTGTACTTTGACGATCATTTTGTTTCCATGGCGGCCGAGATGGTGATCACCTCCGGAGGTACTGCTGCGGTTACCGGCGTTGCCCGCCCTCTTCACGAAGGCATGACCCGGTCCCTGCGGATGTACGAGCCGCGGCGTTCCACCTCATTCTCCAATGCCTCGGGATCCCTTATTGACAGCACCTTTATCATGGACGCGGGGTTGACCTGAACATGGCGGACGTGAATCTTTCTGCGATCTCTGACAGCATCTTCGGCAGTCTGAGCGGTTCCGATGACGGCGGCAGCGGATTTTTCGATACTGTCCTCATCAATGGTATCACGTATGGCGACATTATTGGTGCCGTCATCATTCTGATCGGTACGCTGATCGTTGCAAAAATCTTCAGCGGGATCATAAACCGGATGTTCACCGGCAAGATCGAGAAGAACAACATCATCTTCATGCAGAAACTCGTTCGCTGGGTGATCTACTTCATCGGATTTTTGGTGATGAGTCCGCTGCTGCACATCGACTTCAGCGGTCTTATGGTTGCCGGAGGAATTGTTGCGGTTGCCGTTGGTTTTGCGAGTCAGAACACGCTCTCAAACTTTGTGGCAGGTCTTCTCATTATGTTTGAGCGGCCGGTGAGCATCAGTGACAACATCAAAATCAACGGAACCCAGGGGTATGTGGAAGACATCGGTCTGATGTCCACTACTCTTCGGACCTATGAGGGAATCTATGTCCGTGTGCCGAACGAAACTATGTTCACCTCCGACATCACCAACTATGTTGCTCATGTTGCCCGGAGATTTGAGTATCTGGTCTCCATCCGGTACTCGGATGATGCAGCAAAAGCCATTGAGGTCATCAGGGGAGTTATTGATAAGCATCCGTATGCACTGAAGTCACCGTCTCCTGATGTGTATGTGGACGAGCTTGGTGCGCACGGGGTGAATCTGGTTGTCCGTATCTGGTCGCCTTCCGGGTACTGGTGGGATGCCAGAAAAGATCTTCTCTGGAAGATTTTCAAAGCTCTTCGTGCGGCGGATATTGATATTCCGTTTGACCAGCTGGTTATCTGGGAGGGAAAGGACACGATCAGTGCGGCGGATCAGGGGCCTGAGGATGAGTTTGCCTACCCTGAGACTGCAACCCCTCCGAAGATGAACCGTGATGATGCCGCAAAACAGGTGGACAGAGGATAAGAAAATGACAGATATTACCGATGCGCTGACTGCTCTTTCAGATGCAGATCTTGACGTTCGTCACGCCGCAGTTGAAAAAATCGCCGCAGCAGGACGGACCAATCCCGGACAGATTGTGCCGGTTGTGATCGCGGAACTCCGGTCCGGGACTCTTGATACCCGCTGGTACCTTGGAAGGTCGCTGGTGAAGATGGGTCCGGAGATCACTCCGCTTCTCCTTGAGTATGCGGAGATGGAAAAGAATATGGATGTACAGAAGTACTTCGGTGCGGTTCTTGCGTCATTTGGCGAGATCTCGGTTCCTCCGCTTATCTCGCTTTTTTCGTCATCCAATCCGACAGCCCGCGGTATGGCCTCAGCCGCTCTGGAGCGGCTTGAGGCCAAGGCGGTTCCGGCGCTGATTGAGGCGGCTCTGGGCGATGATCCGCAGGTGAAGCTTTGTGCTGAACTGACGCTGACGAAGCTCAATATCTTTGACTACCAATAATGGCTGAACTTGCAACCTCTCCCCGGTATCGTGCGTATCTGGATCATCTGATCAGTGAGCTTGATCGGGCGATGGGGATTGCACAGGCTGCAAAGGCAAAGGGTTTTGATCCGCGAACTGAAGTGGAGATCCCGATTGCAAGTGATCTTGCAGGAAGGGTTGAGGCACTGCTGAACTACAAAGGAGTTGCCGATCGTATCCGTGAGCTTGAGGAGCGGATGAGCCGTGAGGAGGCGTCGCTTAAGATTGGTGACGCGTTTGTGTCCCGCGAGTTCGGAGAGACAACCCGCGAGGAGATTCTGGATCACGCGATTCGTGCGTCGATGGCACTTCTGACCGAAGGTGTGGTCGCCGCACCGACGGAGGGAATCGGCAAGGTCGGCATCAAGAAAAATGATGACGGATCAGAGTATCTGGTGATCTACTATGCAGGGCCTATCCGTTCCGCGGGCGGAACGGCTCAGGCACTGTCTGTTCTTGTCGGCGATTATGTCCGCCGTCTCTTAAATCTTGACCGCTACAAACCCCGCGAGGAGGAGATCGAGCGGTATGTGGAGGAGCTGAAGCAGTACAACGGCATTCAGAGTATGCAGTATCTCCCCAAAGATGATGATATCCGGCTCATTATCCGCAACTGTCCGGTCTGCATCGACGGCGAGCCGACGGAGAAGGAGGAGATCTCCGGATACCGGAATCTTGAGCGGGTGGAGACAAATGTTGTCCGGGGCGGTATGTGTCTTGTGATTGCGGAAGGCATCGGCCTCAAGGCGCCGAAGATTCAGAAGAATGTGGCGAAGATGCATCTCGATGGATGGGAGTGGCTGGAGACGCTGATCTCGGGAGCGGCATCGACGTCGTCGGAAGAGGAAGAACCGGGCATTCATCCGAAAGACAAGTACATGCGGGATATGCTTGCAGGCCGCCCGCCGTTTTCGTATCCGATGCGAAAGGGGGGTTTCCGCCTGCGGCTGGGCCGCGGGCGGAATACGGGTCTTGCGACCTGCGGGTTCAATCCGGCAACGCTTCACGTGCTGGATGATTATCTCGCGGTCGGTACGCAGATGAAGGTGGAACGCCCCGGTAAAGCGTGCGGTGTTGTGCCCTGTGATACGATTGAGGGACCGACGGTCCGCCTGACCTCAGGCGAGGTCAGGCGCATCGATACGCTTGCGGAGGCGAACAGGTATGTTGATGCAAAGGAGATCGAGTACATCCTTGATGTCGGCGAGATTCTGATCTCATACGGCGAGTTCCTAGAAAATAATCACGTGCTTGCTCCGCCGAGCTACTGCGAGGAATGGTGGAGGCTGGAAGGCGGCCCCCGTCATCCGGAGAGTGAAGCGGAAGCCATCTCCTTTGTGGCGGAGGGTGCGTATCTGCATCCCGACTACACGTGGTTCTGGGATGACTGCACGGAGGATCAGATCCGTCTTCTCTCCGACAAAGTTGCAGAGACCGGTTCCGTCCGGGACGGTGTTTTGTACATTCCGGTTGATCCTGAGGTGAAGGCGGTTCTTGAGGAGCTGCTCGTCCCGCACACGGTAGAGGACGGGAACTATGTGATCAAAACACCGCTCGCACTGATTGCGGGTCTCGGCCTTTCGTATGATCTTCAGAAGAATGCAACCTGGAATACCCTGCCTCCATTCACGAACGGTCTGGTGATGGCCGAACATCTTTCGGGTATTCGGATGCGGTCGAAGGCGGGTACCCGGGTCGGCGGCAGGATGGGACGTCCCGGCAAATCGGCTCCCCGCAAAATGAAGCCGCCGGTACATGTTCTCTTCCCCATCGGGGAGTCCGGGGGTATGAAGCGTTCGATTGACAATGCGGCGAAGGTCTGCAATGCGAATCTGTCGGGGGATGTGTTTTCGGGGACTGCGGTGACAACCGGTCAGGTGGAGGGTATGATTCATGTGGAGACCGGTGAGCGGAAATGTCCGTCCTGCGGTGCGGTGACCTACAAGAGCCGGTGCCCGGAGTGCGGTGCCCATACCGAGGCGGTGTACCGCTGTCCGCGGTGTAATACTCTTGCCCAGCCGGGAGAGGAGTTGTGTCCGCGGTGCGGCGCTCCGGTTGTCTGCCAGAAGGATAGTGTGCTGAGTCTCCGGCAGGAGTATGATGCGGCGCTTGCGGTTACCGGTATTCCGGCGAGCGCCATTCCCGAACTGAAAGGCGTCCGCGGTCTTATCTCCCGGGAACGGGTGGTCGAGCCGCTGGAGAAAGGAATTCTTCGTGCGGCAAACGAGGTGTATGTGTTTCGTGACGGAACGGTGCGCTATGATATGATCGATCTGCCGCTGACGCATTTCCGACCAGCGGAGATTGCGGTTTCCGTGGAGAAGCTCCGGGAGATCGGATACACGCAGGATATGCACGGCGAGGAGCTTGTGTCTCCGGATCAGGTGGTGGAGCTGAATCCGCAGGATATTCTGGTGTCCGAGGACTGCGGGGAGTATCTGGTGCGGGTGGCAAAGTACCTGGATCAGCTTCTTGAGAGGCTGTATGGTCTTCCGGCGTTTTATCATGCGGAGGTGCCGGAGGATCTGGTGGGCCAGCTGATTCTTGGTCTTGCCCCGCATACGAGTGCGGGCGTTCTTGCCCGGCTGATCGGGTTTACGAAGGCGAAGGCAGGATATGCCCACCCGTTCTATCATGCGGCGAAGCGGCGGAACTGCGATGGGGATGAGGACTGCGTGATGCTTTTAATGGATGGTCTGGTGAACTTTTCGCGTTCCTTCCTGCCGAGTACCCGCGGCGGTACGATGGATGCGCCGCTTGTTCTGACGACGACGCTGAACCCGAAGGAGGTGGATAAGGAGACGCTGAACGTGGATGTGATGGATCACTATCCGCTTGAGGTGTATGAGGCGTGTCTTACGTATACGCCGCCGAAGAATCTGGAGAAGGTGGTGGATCATGTGGAGAGCCGGGTCGGGACGCCGGGGCAGTTCGAGGGTTTTTCCTTTACGCATGATACCCGCGATATTTCGGAGGGTCCGCTGGATACGATGTACACGAATCCGATTCTGAAAGGAACGACAGATAAGATCAAGGCGGAGCTTGCGCTTGCGGACCGCATCCGTGCAGTGGAGACGGATGATCTTGCGGAAAGGATCATCAATAGTCATTTAATGCCGGATATGATCGGTAATCTTCGTTCGTTTTCGAAGCAGTCGTTCCGCTGTCCGCGGTGCAAGACGAGTTTCCGCAGGATTCCGATCTCGGGGAAGTGTACGAAGTGCGGTGCGGTTCTGAAGGCGACGATGCACAAGGGAAACGTGACGAAGTATCTGGAGATTTCCAAGTACATGGCCGAGCATTATAAGCTGTCGGAGTACACGAACCAGCGTATTGCGGTGACGGAGATGAATATCTGGTCAACGTTTGGGCAGGAAGAGAAGCAGCAGATGGATCTTTCGGATTTCTTTTGAAGCTGCCTCTCAGTTGGATCCCACAGAAAACGCTGAATACACGAAAACATCACGGAGCAAACGTGAACATCACGGAAATCATCACCAATAGTATTTTTGTTCACCCCCTCTATTCTTATAAGTACATGAGTATACTTTTTGAAAATGAAACCTATCGTATTCGTGGGGCAATATTCGAAGTGTACAAATCTCTTGGGCCGGGATTTTTGGAGTCAGTCTATCAAAACGCTCTCGAACATGAGTTGAACCTCCGCGAAATTCCGTTTGAGTCGCAGAAAGAATTGCCGATCCAGTACAAAAATATTCCCGTTGGTAGGTTTCGGGCAGACATCGTGTGCTATGGGAAAATAATCCTTGAACTCAAATCAGTTGAGGATATTACTAATGAACATCTTGCACAAATCAGAAATTATTTGAAAATAACAAATTTTGACTTGGGCTTTTTGATAAACTTCAACCACTACCCCGGTGTTGATATCAGGAGATGTATCCGTAATGGAGTGGCATCTTCAGTTGGAGAAGAGGAAGTACCCTACTCTTACTCATGATATCTGGAACATTTCCGTGATGTTCACGTTTGTTCCGTGATGTTTTCGTGTATTTAGTGTATTCCGTGGGCTACAATATTCTTTGAGCCACATCCAAAAAAGAAAAAAATATTTTTACGGGCTGACTCTGTGCCGGTCGCGGGGGAAGAGTACGCCTTCGCGGATGTTCTGGAGGTCGAGCATGGTCATGACCAGCCGCTCTGCGCCCAGTCCCCACCCAGCGTGCGGCGGCATGCCGTAGCGGAACGGGTTGAGGTAGAACTCGAATGCATCGGGGTTGAGGCCTTTTGCTTTGATCTGGCTTACCAGCAGATCATAGATGTGACAGCGCTGGGCACCGGAGGAGAGTTCCATTCTCGGGTGCATCATGTCGAACGCTCTGCAGACTTCGGGTCTGTCCTCAAACGGCATGGTGTAGAACGGTCTCGTGGATGACGGCCACTCGGTGATGAAGTACATCGTGCCCATCTCGTCGCCGACGATCTTTTCTGCGGCGGTGGAGAGGTCGTCACCGAAGACGAGCGCCTCGCCCTTGGCGGTTGCGATGTCGACTGCTTCCTGATAGGTGATCCTGGGGAAGGGGGTCTTCGGGACCTCGAAGTCGTTTAAGCCGAGGACGGCAAGTTCGTTGCTGCACGTGTCGGCGACCTTGCCGTAGGCGTAGGAGACGGTCTCTTCAAGCACTTTCATGGCGTCCTGTTCATCGGCAAACGACATTTCGATGTCAATCGAGGTTGCTTCGTTTAAGTGGCGGACGGTGTTGTGCTCTTCTGCACGGAAGATGGGGCCTATCTCAAAGACGCGATCAAACCCTGCGCTCATGAGCATCTGCTTGTAGAGCTGCGGGCTCTGGTTGAGGAATGCTTCCTTGTCGAAGTAGGCGAGGGGGAAGAGTTCGGTTCCGCCTTCGGTTGCGGCTGCGACGATCTTCGGGGTCTGCACCTGAGTGAAATGGTGATCCCAGAGGTACTCGCTGACGGCGCGAAGTGCGGCGTTGCGGATCAGGAAGATTGCGTTGACACGCGGCTTGCGCAGGTCAAGGTAGCGGTTGTCAAGGCGGGTATCCAGGTCTGCCGGGACTTTTTCGGAGACATCCAGCGGCAGCGGTGTTGCGGCGCGGGAGATGACTTTCAGGGTGTCCGGGACCAGTTCGCGTCCTCCGGGAGCTTTTTCGGTTGCCTTGACCACTCCTTCGCAGGAGATGACGGACTCGCGGCTTGCTTCCTTGACTGCGGCGAGCACTTCGGGGCTGACCTTTTTCTTGGGGATGGTTACCTGTAAGATTCCGGTTCTGTCACGGACCAGCAGGAACGTGAGGCCGCCGAGGTCACGTTCTTCGTGAACCCATCCGGCAATTTCGGCACGCTCGCATTCGGGGGTGACGTTTTGTATTGGGATGCGCATAAAATCTCTATATTATTTGCGGTCTGGATAGATTAGTGTTTGCCGCGGGGCGGGCAGATGTGGTTTCCTCTATTTTTTGGTATGAGTGTTCTTTTGAGGGTGGCACCCACAAATTCGAATTTTCCATGCGAATGTAAGTACTTCCCATCCCATTCTGAACGTGTCCATCCATTCTAGGGTGGTCCGATCATTTTCTTTCCAGATGACGGGGACCTCTGCAATTTTGTAACCTGCCCTCTGTGCAAGCGCAAGAATTTCTGTATCCCACGTCCATCCGCGTGTATGAGCATATGACATGAGAGTATTAAGAGATTCACGTGTGAATGCTTTGCATCCGCATTGATAATCCGTAACTCCTCCTCCAAGAAGTACGCGGGCGAGATGAACAAATAATTTTCCTGCATATTTTCGATTGCGAGCTCTCGTGATACTACTTTGCGGGAGATACCGCGACCCGATTGCAATATCATTCCCGCGATGTATGGCATTGATCAGGGGTCGTAGTGCGGACAACTCAGTGGAAAGATCAACATCGTAGAAACAGATGATGTCTCCTGAAGCGATCTTTGCGGCATCGCTGATAGCTCCGCCTTTTCCTCTGCGTGTCTCGCTGTAATTTAGTCTGATACGTTTGTCAGCTTCTGCAAATTTTTTGGAGATTTCATAACTTCCGTCACAACTTGCATCTTCAGCAATAATGATCTCAAATGGATGGGATAACGTATCCAATACCATAATTGATGCCGGTAGTGCCTTGGTAAGTGCGGTGTGATCATTATAGACCGGGATGATTATGCTGAGTTTTTTCATGTTGAAATATCCGTTCTGTTTGTTCCGGGTTATTGCGAGAGGAACAGATTGATTCCCATATTTCTTCCAATATATTTGGTGTTGGCATTCAGCCAGTTGAGGGCATCACCCTCCGGGTTTGCTGCATAAATATCTGCTGTGACTACGTAGTATGCAGTTGTGTCCCCTCGTGTTTGTTCTATTTCTTCAAGTTCTTTCGCAGAATTAGCCTGGACTTCATGCGTGTCATCCTTTGTACTGTCATAATAGTAATCAAGCGGCAACGTCATGTATCCGGGCAGTACTACTACATAGTCCCCATTCTGTGTTTCAGCAGTGAGATACTCTGAAAATCCTCTCCAGTCATTTTTGGAGTATGTGGTATAGTATGAGGTGAAATAGGGGATGCTTACCAAACATATCAGAATAATTGCAATCACAGCCACTTTTTTGGCGTCAACCTCTTTTGGTATCAGATTAAATGCAGCCCCGATTGCAACGAAGTAAAACGGCAGGACGAAGATGAGATAGCGTGGGCTCATCGGCATGACTGATGAGAAGAACACGCTGGCAATAAACGGCAGAATGATCAACATGGCAAGCAAAAGTGCGAAACCTTGTTTATCTTTGTTGAATGTGAGGTACAGGATTCCAACTGCTGCGGTGAACAGAAACAGAATGGTCAGATAGAGTTCACTTCCGGAGAACAGTACGATTGTTTGGGTGAACACATCAAATCCGGAGATTCCCCATGTGGGGGCTGATGCGGTTCGCATGAAGTAGAGTTGTATCGTCCCATACAGGAGAGGGGATGTGAGGAGAACAAATGAGAGAAGTCCTAGTATGATTGGTTTTATTGAGGCAATGTTTTTGAGAATCTCGTTTCTTTTTATGATGAAGGCGTGAAGGAAGATAATTCCAATTCCTATGAATACGTAAAAATGAGACCAGAATGCCAGAGCACAGAATATGCCGAAGAGGCACCAGTACGGTATTGAGTTTCGTTTCAGTGCAAGAAGGTAGAAAAGAACTGCCACGGAAAAGAAGAACAGGACTGTAGTGTAAGCTCTTGCATCCTGAGAATAATATACATGAAATGTGGAGAAGGTCAGAAGTGCCGCAGCGATTATGCCGGCAAGTCGTCCGCAGATTTCTCTTCCCAGAAAATACATCACCGGAATGGAAAACATACCGAGCAGTGCAGGTATGAGTCGGAGAATTATTTCATTGTTCCCAAGTCCGAGCATGAAATGTTCTATTGCGTAGAATAGAGGTGGATTGACATCTCCGGTTTTTGTTGTTAGTTCCAGTATCCCGCCGAGTGATAGTTGGGCAAAGTCGTAGGTGCATGCTTCATCAAGCCATAGTGAATTATATCCCAAGTTGTAAAACCGGAGGATTCCTCCCATGATCAGCAGAATGAGCAACATCTGGGCATAGTGATTGTATCGGATCACGTTTTTCAGATTATTCCACGTTATATCGGTTAGTGAATCTATCCGGTACTTCTCAGCGTTGGGCTCTGCCTTGTTCTGTCTGTTATGTCTCATGTTAGCTTACAATATTGTAAGCTATTAACTTACATTAATGCTTTTGTTAGCTTGATTACTGTAATACACCTCTTCTGAAAAATAGAATAACTACCAATGGCACGATCCAAACTCAATCCCTCTTCCTCTGTCACATTCCGCATGCCAAATCCCATCCTCAAAGAAATTGATCGGCTTGCTGAACAGAATACGCATGACAGAACCGCGGAGATCAACGGGGCGTGCCGCCACTGGGTGGAGATAGGCGGTGTTGTTGGAACAGATGTTTCGACGCAGAAAGTCATAGCCGAACTGTCCGAGGAGATAACGAATCTCAAAGATCAGGTCGCCGCCATGATGCAGCAGATGGAACAGGAGCGAACGCTTCTCCTCAAAATCATCGAAGGTAACGAGCACACCATCAAGCGTCTGCTTGCAACCCTGCCGCAAAACGATCCGACGGCGGAAAAACACTCTGAGAAAAAATAATTTTTTCAGGACCTGCGGAAATTTTTTTCATCCGGTAGAAACGCTCCATCACCACTTCTTTTTTGTTGTTATCTCTCCCGGGAACTTCTCCTCGTCTCCACCGGAAACGAAAAAAATCCGCCGAGGCACACCCGCACTTCAAACCTCAGTGTTCATCTCCATACAGTTCCTGCAATGCAATCCCAATCAGTTTATCCGTAGAATCCGCGAGGAACAGCGGAATGTTCAGTACATCCCCGTCCAGCTTCAGATTCGCCAGAGAGAACCTGACCCGTATCTTCACCGCATCCCCATATTTTTCTTTAAATTTTTTCAGGCTGCGTCCCTCAACGTTTCCCTCCGACTTCACCTCAATCGGAATAACATCATTTTTCCGCTGAAGCAGAAAATCAACCTCATAATCTGGATGATCCATTGCCCAGTACCGCAGGCCCGCGTCAAACTGCGGGGTCAGGGCTTCGAGAACATAATTTTCACTGAGTGATCCCTTGAACTCCGAAAAAAGTCTGTTTCCCTCACGGAATACGGAAGGGTCCAGTTGTGCCAGTCTTCTCAACAGTCCCACATCCGCGAGATAGAGTTTGAAAGCGGAAATATCATCATAGGCTGCCGTCGGCAGTCTTGGTGTACTGTTGCGGTACACCCTCACGAGAAGTTTCGCATCGCACAGCCACTGTAACGCATCCTCATACTCCCGCGCCCGTGCTCCTTCCTTTACCACGCGGTAGATGAATTTTTTATTCTCCTTTGCGAGCTGGGACGGAACCGAGTTCCAGATAAGCGTTGCCTTCGGGTAATCCTTCGGACTCATATGTTTTGCAAAGTCCCGTTCATATGCCGTGATGATATTGGCAAGCCGCTTCTGTACCTCATCCACATTCTGATCCTCCGCCCATGCCAACACGATCTCCGGCAGGCCGCCGCAGATGAAATACATCTTCAGCTTCTCATACAGCGGATTGAAAAATGCAGCCGGCAAAGGTTCCACAGCATCCAGACTCT includes the following:
- a CDS encoding NfeD family protein translates to MLETLLDPAVFPWILIVAGAAFLVIEATTPGFFMAVPGTAMIVLGLMVLAGVDIFASPVGVGIAVLAAIAAAVVSVLIYRRISPDQTPVTTGQDTIVGKTGVVTVAVVPDTISGKVDISGVIWSAKSTGTVLVPGTKIQVTATSGVHLTVEEVR
- a CDS encoding SPFH domain-containing protein, whose protein sequence is MDAFTLISIVLIIIILYIFAKGVVIIQPYQKGLAIRLGTYVGQMNPGFKWVVPFITTVIKLDLRTQVIDVPSQEVITKDNSPTDVDAIIYVRVMDPERAYFEVSNYRQATVALAQTSLRGIIGDMELDEVLYNRDMINRRLRDILDKETDQWGVKIERVEIKEVNPIGAVKQAMTEQTAAERERRAAILRADGEKRAAILKAEGLRQSMILESEGERQSKILRAEGERQSKILQAQGEAQGLRIVALGSRPLDKRAITVLSLNALQKMADGQATKIIFPFEVSSLIKQGAKFLGAEDLVDTDDTPQIDLDESILGDLPDPTEIAKAVESVKPPETSDADPSAADDVPLGGST
- a CDS encoding DUF432 domain-containing protein, which gives rise to MYHYHRELGKWKRDANVSVREGRMLLHPVEPLYLPEAVTDYLEIRFDEVMIEPRGTSILFLTFPIEIGVFIQASGVTSILDVVSFKTPKYSLYGSANRGVITRWHKSGVSSYPPRVRNYLEGVLRLQIENTTDDWVNVSRTVIHEKGMQVYFDDHFVSMAAEMVITSGGTAAVTGVARPLHEGMTRSLRMYEPRRSTSFSNASGSLIDSTFIMDAGLT
- a CDS encoding mechanosensitive ion channel family protein, with product MADVNLSAISDSIFGSLSGSDDGGSGFFDTVLINGITYGDIIGAVIILIGTLIVAKIFSGIINRMFTGKIEKNNIIFMQKLVRWVIYFIGFLVMSPLLHIDFSGLMVAGGIVAVAVGFASQNTLSNFVAGLLIMFERPVSISDNIKINGTQGYVEDIGLMSTTLRTYEGIYVRVPNETMFTSDITNYVAHVARRFEYLVSIRYSDDAAKAIEVIRGVIDKHPYALKSPSPDVYVDELGAHGVNLVVRIWSPSGYWWDARKDLLWKIFKALRAADIDIPFDQLVIWEGKDTISAADQGPEDEFAYPETATPPKMNRDDAAKQVDRG
- a CDS encoding HEAT repeat domain-containing protein — protein: MTDITDALTALSDADLDVRHAAVEKIAAAGRTNPGQIVPVVIAELRSGTLDTRWYLGRSLVKMGPEITPLLLEYAEMEKNMDVQKYFGAVLASFGEISVPPLISLFSSSNPTARGMASAALERLEAKAVPALIEAALGDDPQVKLCAELTLTKLNIFDYQ
- a CDS encoding DNA polymerase II large subunit — protein: MAELATSPRYRAYLDHLISELDRAMGIAQAAKAKGFDPRTEVEIPIASDLAGRVEALLNYKGVADRIRELEERMSREEASLKIGDAFVSREFGETTREEILDHAIRASMALLTEGVVAAPTEGIGKVGIKKNDDGSEYLVIYYAGPIRSAGGTAQALSVLVGDYVRRLLNLDRYKPREEEIERYVEELKQYNGIQSMQYLPKDDDIRLIIRNCPVCIDGEPTEKEEISGYRNLERVETNVVRGGMCLVIAEGIGLKAPKIQKNVAKMHLDGWEWLETLISGAASTSSEEEEPGIHPKDKYMRDMLAGRPPFSYPMRKGGFRLRLGRGRNTGLATCGFNPATLHVLDDYLAVGTQMKVERPGKACGVVPCDTIEGPTVRLTSGEVRRIDTLAEANRYVDAKEIEYILDVGEILISYGEFLENNHVLAPPSYCEEWWRLEGGPRHPESEAEAISFVAEGAYLHPDYTWFWDDCTEDQIRLLSDKVAETGSVRDGVLYIPVDPEVKAVLEELLVPHTVEDGNYVIKTPLALIAGLGLSYDLQKNATWNTLPPFTNGLVMAEHLSGIRMRSKAGTRVGGRMGRPGKSAPRKMKPPVHVLFPIGESGGMKRSIDNAAKVCNANLSGDVFSGTAVTTGQVEGMIHVETGERKCPSCGAVTYKSRCPECGAHTEAVYRCPRCNTLAQPGEELCPRCGAPVVCQKDSVLSLRQEYDAALAVTGIPASAIPELKGVRGLISRERVVEPLEKGILRAANEVYVFRDGTVRYDMIDLPLTHFRPAEIAVSVEKLREIGYTQDMHGEELVSPDQVVELNPQDILVSEDCGEYLVRVAKYLDQLLERLYGLPAFYHAEVPEDLVGQLILGLAPHTSAGVLARLIGFTKAKAGYAHPFYHAAKRRNCDGDEDCVMLLMDGLVNFSRSFLPSTRGGTMDAPLVLTTTLNPKEVDKETLNVDVMDHYPLEVYEACLTYTPPKNLEKVVDHVESRVGTPGQFEGFSFTHDTRDISEGPLDTMYTNPILKGTTDKIKAELALADRIRAVETDDLAERIINSHLMPDMIGNLRSFSKQSFRCPRCKTSFRRIPISGKCTKCGAVLKATMHKGNVTKYLEISKYMAEHYKLSEYTNQRIAVTEMNIWSTFGQEEKQQMDLSDFF
- a CDS encoding GxxExxY protein, which translates into the protein MNITEIITNSIFVHPLYSYKYMSILFENETYRIRGAIFEVYKSLGPGFLESVYQNALEHELNLREIPFESQKELPIQYKNIPVGRFRADIVCYGKIILELKSVEDITNEHLAQIRNYLKITNFDLGFLINFNHYPGVDIRRCIRNGVASSVGEEEVPYSYS